The proteins below come from a single Chryseobacterium sp. MA9 genomic window:
- a CDS encoding IucA/IucC family siderophore biosynthesis protein codes for MNTNLKNTVSQENWNQANRNLMAKTIAELMHEELLKPVVTFENKDGYTVFTLETGVENITYSFRGQERMMDYWHIDKDSITKTENGEALSFVDVAAFFLEMQSVFDLDPYTIARYTEELLHTLYCDALILSKGVMSSKELADADYQTVEHNMTGHPWVIVNKSRLGFSPRDLKTFAPEADENLKVIWLASHKSRSSFQALEHIDREQFYRSEIGDLLYNDFQQQLLSQGKIVEDYHFIPVHPWQWEHKLQIHFAGDIASGLLIQLGEGSDTYSPQQSIRTLFNVDHPKKRYLKTAVSILSTGNIRGLSPKQMKIAPAITDWVKGLIKDDAYLENKETIFLGEEAAITYLHPQYGAIASVPYQYNEFLGALWRESAENYLKEDEQMVTMASLLYVDESGVPLVQAFAEKADVSIKEWIESYLDAYLTPLLHIYYTHSLCVTPHGENIMVVLKNGIPQRIVIKDFVDDIVLTTEAREKLPAHLADGLIQSSNKENIPLFILLGVFDAFFRYLSNALHTYSNFNEETFWELVHNCVENYKVENTHLQERYEKYDLYVPAFKRFYINSLRLKNNGYSENKAFAIPRKDGALPNPLYQIANKNSVAAV; via the coding sequence ATGAACACCAACTTAAAAAATACAGTAAGCCAGGAAAACTGGAATCAGGCCAATAGAAACCTAATGGCCAAAACCATCGCAGAACTGATGCATGAAGAGCTTCTAAAACCTGTAGTAACCTTTGAAAATAAAGACGGATATACTGTTTTTACCCTTGAAACAGGAGTTGAAAATATTACCTACAGCTTCCGTGGTCAGGAAAGAATGATGGATTATTGGCATATTGATAAAGACAGTATTACAAAAACAGAAAACGGTGAAGCACTATCTTTTGTAGATGTAGCTGCTTTTTTCCTTGAAATGCAGTCTGTATTCGATTTAGATCCATATACCATTGCAAGATACACGGAAGAGCTACTGCATACGCTGTATTGTGATGCTTTAATCTTATCAAAAGGGGTGATGTCTTCAAAAGAGCTTGCTGATGCAGATTATCAGACGGTAGAGCACAATATGACAGGACACCCGTGGGTAATTGTGAACAAAAGCCGATTAGGTTTTTCTCCACGTGATCTGAAAACATTTGCTCCTGAAGCCGATGAAAATTTAAAAGTAATCTGGCTGGCTTCTCATAAAAGCAGATCGTCATTCCAGGCTTTGGAACATATTGACCGAGAGCAGTTTTATCGTTCCGAAATAGGGGATTTATTGTACAATGATTTTCAGCAGCAGCTATTGAGTCAAGGAAAAATTGTTGAAGATTATCATTTTATTCCTGTACATCCATGGCAGTGGGAGCACAAGCTTCAGATTCATTTTGCCGGAGATATTGCTTCCGGACTTTTAATCCAATTAGGAGAGGGTAGCGATACTTACAGCCCACAGCAGAGCATCCGTACTTTATTCAATGTAGATCATCCTAAAAAGAGATATCTGAAAACAGCAGTTTCTATTCTGAGTACAGGAAATATCAGAGGATTATCACCTAAACAGATGAAAATTGCTCCAGCCATTACAGATTGGGTAAAAGGATTGATAAAAGACGATGCTTACCTTGAGAACAAAGAAACTATTTTCTTAGGAGAAGAGGCTGCAATTACCTATCTGCATCCACAATATGGAGCTATTGCCAGTGTACCCTATCAATATAATGAATTCCTTGGGGCATTATGGAGAGAAAGTGCTGAAAACTACCTGAAAGAAGATGAGCAAATGGTAACCATGGCCTCTTTACTTTATGTAGATGAGAGTGGAGTTCCGTTGGTACAGGCATTTGCAGAAAAAGCGGATGTGAGCATCAAAGAATGGATTGAAAGCTATCTTGATGCCTATCTTACTCCATTATTACACATTTATTACACGCATTCACTATGTGTAACACCACATGGAGAAAACATTATGGTTGTTCTGAAAAACGGCATTCCACAGAGAATTGTAATTAAAGATTTTGTGGATGATATCGTTTTAACAACTGAAGCAAGAGAAAAACTTCCTGCACACCTTGCAGATGGTTTGATTCAGTCTTCCAATAAAGAAAATATCCCGTTGTTTATTTTGCTTGGAGTTTTTGATGCTTTCTTCAGGTATCTATCAAATGCTCTGCATACCTATTCCAACTTTAATGAAGAAACATTCTGGGAACTGGTTCACAACTGTGTAGAAAATTATAAAGTTGAGAATACCCACCTTCAGGAACGATACGAAAAGTACGACCTGTATGTGCCTGCATTCAAAAGATTCTATATCAACAGTCTGCGTCTGAAAAATAACGGTTACAGTGAAAACAAGGCGTTTGCCATACCGAGAAAAGACGGAGCACTGCCTAATCCGCTGTATCAGATTGCCAATAAAAATTCAGTAGCAGCAGTATGA
- a CDS encoding MATE family efflux transporter, which yields MRKFLHILKEGAVFTYGAIAGKKVELTSGSINRSIFSLAIPMVMELVMESVFVSVNLLIIAKLGDKVLGLVGITDNYINFAYAIAVGLGIAAATLTARRAGEKDKEGMGRTAQYIILLALFFAVLISGISCFFASEIVDFLGINANTVTEGVSFSRLVFLSIGLVILRLSVNGLFRGAGDADIAMKSLWICHISNIIFAVILVFGLGFIPAFGLMGLAYATVLSRLLGVLYQAFVLMSGKTSISIRVPLQLDVPLLQKILKIAFGGLVQYIIPTSSWLIMVKIISTFGTTALAGYIIAQRIASVATMPAWGIGNAAGVLTGQNLGAGEPERAEKTVWRAGTINMTYLVLVALFWQIAAEYVVKFFTTEPEVARYAVQYIHVVSMAYLLLGFTMVISRALNAAGNILQVTLLYLVMFYVIQLPLAYLLGVRFQWELRGIFTAIVSSEIVLAVLFLMIFKNGKWKTIKI from the coding sequence ATGAGGAAATTCCTGCATATACTAAAAGAAGGAGCGGTTTTTACGTATGGAGCCATAGCTGGAAAGAAAGTTGAACTGACTTCCGGAAGTATCAACCGTTCCATCTTTAGTCTTGCCATTCCTATGGTGATGGAACTTGTCATGGAATCTGTTTTTGTGAGCGTTAATCTATTGATTATCGCAAAATTAGGCGACAAGGTTCTTGGTCTTGTGGGAATTACAGATAACTACATCAACTTTGCTTATGCCATTGCAGTAGGTTTGGGGATTGCAGCAGCAACCCTTACCGCCAGAAGAGCTGGTGAAAAAGATAAAGAAGGAATGGGCAGAACAGCTCAATACATCATCTTGTTAGCCTTATTTTTTGCAGTGCTTATTAGTGGGATTTCCTGCTTTTTTGCATCAGAAATTGTTGATTTTCTGGGAATCAATGCCAATACAGTAACTGAGGGAGTTTCTTTCTCACGACTGGTCTTCCTGAGTATCGGGCTTGTGATTCTTCGTTTGTCTGTAAATGGACTTTTCAGAGGGGCTGGTGACGCTGATATTGCTATGAAATCACTTTGGATCTGCCATATTTCCAATATCATTTTTGCAGTGATCCTTGTTTTCGGATTAGGATTTATTCCTGCTTTTGGATTGATGGGATTGGCTTATGCTACAGTTTTGTCGAGGCTTTTAGGGGTTTTATATCAGGCTTTCGTATTGATGTCCGGAAAAACCAGCATCAGCATCAGAGTTCCTCTTCAGCTTGATGTACCCTTATTGCAGAAGATTCTGAAAATAGCCTTTGGCGGATTGGTTCAGTATATCATTCCAACATCCAGCTGGCTGATTATGGTGAAGATCATCTCCACTTTCGGAACTACAGCACTTGCAGGATATATCATTGCCCAGCGTATTGCTTCCGTAGCAACGATGCCAGCCTGGGGAATAGGAAATGCAGCCGGAGTTCTTACTGGCCAAAATCTTGGTGCCGGAGAACCTGAACGTGCAGAAAAAACAGTTTGGAGAGCAGGAACCATCAACATGACTTATCTGGTACTTGTAGCTCTATTCTGGCAGATTGCAGCGGAATACGTGGTGAAATTTTTCACTACAGAACCGGAAGTAGCAAGATATGCTGTGCAATACATTCATGTGGTGTCTATGGCTTATTTGCTATTAGGATTCACCATGGTGATCAGCCGTGCTCTGAATGCGGCCGGAAACATTCTGCAGGTTACACTGCTGTACCTCGTGATGTTTTATGTGATTCAGCTTCCTCTGGCTTATCTCTTAGGAGTAAGATTTCAGTGGGAACTGAGAGGAATATTTACCGCTATTGTTTCTTCGGAAATTGTTTTAGCTGTGCTATTCCTAATGATTTTTAAAAATGGAAAATGGAAAACTATAAAAATTTAA
- a CDS encoding acyl carrier protein: protein MNTTEEFYEIIASAIAIKKELVDEKLTYQEIPEWDSMSHLLIVEALEQFYQIKFDFNDILEMGTVGKIREKMKKYEVFVEN from the coding sequence ATGAACACTACAGAAGAATTTTATGAAATTATCGCCTCTGCCATCGCCATAAAAAAAGAATTGGTAGATGAAAAACTAACCTATCAGGAAATCCCGGAATGGGATTCTATGTCTCATCTTCTTATCGTAGAAGCGCTTGAACAGTTCTATCAGATCAAGTTTGATTTTAACGATATTCTGGAGATGGGAACCGTCGGAAAGATTCGCGAAAAAATGAAAAAATACGAAGTATTCGTAGAAAACTAA
- a CDS encoding AMP-binding protein, whose protein sequence is MKILENVIANKNLGFTDASTGTTIPVGTLYRSLGLNPVEKGLLFLYNDNQLSSIEVLLNFYGTAHTIAVLGQKLHEEFKERIEAEYRPKYIFDPQREAIEGYSLKTFSDHISIFAKDDYKSEVTIHPDIKILLSTSGTTGIPKLVKLSDESLYQNALSILQYMPIQETDVVPLNVPINFVYGFSIFTTNCMRAGRIVCTDKDIMQKAFWDEMEEYGYSTLGGVPFLYENLNRIGFFRKDSPSLRYFTHTGGVINAELRKTIFSYCHEFKKEFFAQYGQTEAGGRMAYLTTEGLLEEETSIGNVVERGSFKIDPETDELLFSHVSIFGGYANKLEDLATYEQPSVLHTGDTARKGENGIYYITGRIKRIMKLFGIRLNLDEVEFILKNEMQGNTFVCLNANDKKIVVLYANPDIDPQIITETIKNKLRINPQYVRTEFIESFPLSQNGKINYPLLQKLQHENI, encoded by the coding sequence ATGAAAATTTTAGAAAATGTAATTGCCAACAAGAACTTGGGGTTTACAGATGCTTCCACCGGTACAACAATACCGGTGGGAACACTGTACCGGTCTTTAGGCTTAAACCCGGTAGAAAAAGGGCTGCTCTTTTTGTACAATGACAATCAGCTGTCAAGTATTGAAGTGCTGCTTAATTTTTATGGAACAGCACACACCATTGCGGTACTGGGACAGAAACTGCATGAGGAATTTAAGGAACGTATTGAGGCAGAATACCGTCCTAAATACATCTTTGATCCACAAAGAGAAGCCATTGAAGGATACAGTCTCAAAACATTCTCAGACCATATCAGCATCTTTGCAAAGGATGATTATAAGAGTGAAGTTACCATTCACCCTGATATTAAAATCCTTTTGAGTACTTCAGGCACAACAGGTATACCGAAGCTGGTTAAATTATCTGATGAAAGCCTTTATCAGAATGCTTTGAGCATCCTTCAGTACATGCCGATTCAGGAAACAGATGTGGTTCCTTTAAATGTTCCGATCAACTTTGTATACGGATTCTCTATTTTCACTACCAACTGTATGCGTGCCGGAAGAATCGTATGTACAGATAAGGACATTATGCAGAAAGCATTCTGGGACGAAATGGAGGAGTACGGATACAGCACTTTAGGCGGAGTTCCTTTCCTTTATGAAAACCTGAACAGAATAGGATTTTTCAGAAAAGATTCGCCAAGTCTGAGGTATTTTACCCATACCGGAGGAGTAATTAATGCGGAGTTGAGAAAAACGATTTTCTCTTATTGTCATGAATTTAAAAAAGAATTCTTTGCACAATACGGACAAACGGAAGCAGGAGGAAGAATGGCTTACCTTACTACAGAAGGATTGCTGGAAGAAGAAACATCAATCGGAAATGTGGTAGAAAGAGGGAGCTTCAAAATTGATCCTGAAACGGATGAATTGCTGTTTTCTCATGTTAGTATTTTCGGAGGCTATGCCAATAAGCTGGAAGATCTTGCTACTTATGAGCAGCCTTCCGTACTGCATACCGGAGATACCGCCAGAAAAGGTGAAAACGGAATTTATTACATCACCGGAAGAATAAAACGTATCATGAAGCTTTTCGGAATACGTCTTAATCTGGATGAGGTAGAATTTATTCTTAAAAATGAAATGCAGGGCAATACCTTCGTATGTCTGAATGCCAATGATAAAAAAATCGTTGTGTTGTATGCCAATCCGGATATTGATCCTCAGATCATCACCGAAACCATTAAAAATAAACTACGCATCAACCCGCAATATGTTCGCACCGAATTTATAGAATCATTCCCATTATCACAAAACGGTAAAATAAACTATCCCCTGTTACAAAAATTACAGCATGAAAACATCTAA
- a CDS encoding TonB-dependent receptor, translating to MKTSKTLILLLGLALSSNSLSAQQGDRIHGKIMLTEQAPVKNAVLRLVNTSYQAKTNNLGEYYFENVPPGEYMLQVVLNDIELMRESIHIQKDVHEIPAIYAPLHNNVIEGITVYAVSRNKFLDRDSTSVAKMPLKVLENPQTYTSINQQIMKEQLTYDISEVLKNVPGMVKMQGSPGRGSGDGSFYYSLRGFPTKVSMVDGVPANTNGEVDPADLERLEVIKGPSGTLYGGAVTSFGGLINAITKKPKDYFGGEASYLMGSYNLNRVTADVYGPITESRNMLFRLNAAYQYQNGFRDSEFRKSFFVAPTVSYQVNDRLKFNLGAQIYNYEGTNTPIIFLPRTRAYFAHNPDELGFDWKRSYSNNDMTLKAPSINVKAEAVYKIADKWTSQTLLSRNFRKTEGLYQYQFIRGNTSDAMLERNVQWQNSEASSTSIQQNFNGQFNIGKIKNKVLIGLDYLNQTINNNHSPIVVFDNVNGQSLEGYPNISKDLALQKIQAFTQTAIQAGKTPLVRNNSASNLYGAYISNVTYITDRLITLLSLRMDHYESIGQLNLNDNKRTGDFNQTAWSPKVGIVYQILKDQLSAYGNYMNGFSYTAPVAQQLPDYSGEMKPQMANQWEVGIKGNLWRNKINFTVGYYDILVDNIQRGSGVIRDGKEYNIVVQDGTQRSKGIEIETIMNPVQGLNIMAGYTYNHSRYEKADPAVDGRRPESAGPANVFNSWISYILPIKGLQGLGVGFGVNRVGKQITGNKTVTGQFAFPAYTLVNASISLEKERYRLGFKMNNLGNAQYFAGQGVVVAQMPRNFVAEVSFKF from the coding sequence ATGAAAACATCTAAAACCCTTATATTACTTCTTGGTCTTGCTTTATCTTCAAACTCGCTTTCTGCACAACAGGGCGACAGAATTCATGGCAAGATCATGCTGACTGAACAGGCACCAGTAAAAAATGCTGTTTTAAGACTTGTCAACACGTCTTATCAGGCAAAAACCAATAATTTAGGAGAATATTACTTTGAAAATGTGCCACCTGGAGAATATATGCTTCAGGTGGTTTTAAATGATATCGAACTGATGAGAGAGTCTATCCACATTCAGAAAGATGTCCACGAAATCCCTGCGATCTATGCCCCGTTGCACAATAATGTGATTGAGGGAATTACCGTATATGCAGTGAGCAGAAATAAATTTTTGGACAGAGACAGTACTTCAGTGGCTAAAATGCCTTTGAAAGTTCTTGAAAATCCACAGACTTACACAAGCATCAACCAGCAGATCATGAAGGAACAGCTTACTTACGATATTTCAGAGGTATTGAAAAACGTTCCGGGTATGGTAAAAATGCAGGGAAGCCCGGGAAGAGGCTCAGGAGACGGAAGTTTCTACTACAGCCTTAGAGGATTCCCTACCAAAGTATCTATGGTAGACGGTGTTCCTGCGAACACCAACGGAGAAGTTGATCCTGCCGATCTTGAACGTCTGGAAGTGATCAAAGGACCGTCAGGAACATTGTACGGAGGTGCCGTAACTTCCTTTGGAGGCTTGATTAATGCGATAACCAAAAAACCTAAGGATTATTTCGGTGGAGAGGCTTCTTATCTTATGGGAAGCTATAATCTGAACCGTGTAACGGCTGATGTTTACGGTCCGATTACAGAATCCAGAAATATGCTGTTTCGTTTAAATGCCGCTTATCAGTATCAGAACGGATTCAGAGATTCTGAATTCAGAAAGTCATTCTTTGTGGCTCCTACTGTAAGCTATCAGGTTAATGACAGGCTGAAGTTCAACTTAGGAGCTCAAATCTACAATTATGAAGGAACAAACACTCCGATTATTTTCCTTCCAAGAACAAGAGCTTATTTCGCTCACAATCCGGATGAACTTGGCTTCGACTGGAAAAGGTCTTACTCCAACAATGATATGACCTTAAAAGCTCCATCTATTAATGTAAAAGCTGAGGCTGTCTACAAAATTGCAGATAAATGGACTTCACAGACTTTACTCTCAAGAAACTTTAGAAAAACAGAAGGTCTGTACCAATATCAGTTCATCAGAGGAAATACCAGTGATGCTATGCTGGAACGTAATGTACAGTGGCAGAACTCAGAAGCGTCTTCTACCAGTATTCAGCAGAACTTTAATGGACAGTTTAATATCGGGAAAATTAAAAATAAAGTGTTGATCGGACTAGATTATCTGAATCAAACGATCAATAATAACCATTCCCCGATTGTAGTCTTTGATAATGTCAACGGACAAAGCTTAGAAGGCTATCCAAATATTTCTAAGGATCTTGCCCTTCAAAAAATCCAGGCATTTACCCAGACAGCCATTCAGGCAGGTAAAACACCTTTGGTAAGAAATAATTCTGCATCCAACCTTTATGGAGCTTATATTTCAAATGTCACTTATATTACTGACCGTTTGATAACGCTTTTAAGCTTACGTATGGATCATTATGAAAGTATAGGACAATTGAATTTGAATGATAACAAACGTACCGGTGATTTCAATCAGACCGCATGGTCTCCAAAAGTGGGAATTGTATACCAGATCCTTAAAGATCAGTTATCTGCTTATGGTAACTACATGAACGGCTTTAGTTATACAGCACCTGTTGCACAGCAGTTGCCAGACTATAGCGGAGAAATGAAACCTCAGATGGCGAATCAGTGGGAAGTAGGAATTAAAGGAAATCTTTGGAGAAATAAAATTAATTTCACCGTTGGATACTACGATATTCTTGTAGATAACATCCAGAGAGGAAGTGGCGTAATCCGCGACGGAAAAGAATACAATATTGTTGTTCAGGATGGAACACAAAGAAGTAAAGGAATTGAGATTGAAACCATCATGAATCCTGTTCAGGGATTAAACATCATGGCCGGATATACCTACAACCACAGCAGATATGAAAAAGCAGATCCAGCTGTAGATGGGCGCCGTCCGGAATCTGCAGGTCCTGCAAATGTATTCAATTCTTGGATTAGTTATATTCTTCCCATTAAAGGACTTCAGGGACTTGGAGTTGGTTTCGGAGTAAACCGTGTTGGAAAACAGATTACCGGAAATAAAACCGTTACCGGACAGTTTGCATTCCCTGCCTATACTTTAGTAAATGCTTCCATCTCCCTTGAAAAAGAAAGATACAGATTAGGATTTAAAATGAATAATCTGGGTAATGCACAATATTTTGCAGGGCAGGGAGTGGTAGTTGCTCAGATGCCTCGTAATTTTGTTGCTGAGGTAAGCTTTAAATTTTAA
- a CDS encoding PepSY domain-containing protein, whose translation MKLKFRKIAYQLHLWLGLTSGLIVVIMAATGCILAFEEELKHIVHPNRYFVENIGRKKLSLSGLTEKAEKVLPEGLKVKRVVMPSDPSRTYVFRTLKMNDEAWTYWGTYLYYYRIYVDPYTGKVQEVEDAKKDFFEIVLDLHRRLLLGEKIGKMITGYSTLIFAVILLSGLVIWYPRKMSKSMLKGMFFIKTSANWKRINYDIHNVLGFYAVIPLLLISYSALIWSFEDVDKWVKNTLNGNTTTEKKAKSTIPSEEFSNRKDILNLIGSTMEKGLKDKRSALVNFPRSEEGTYYVELTYDGRQYRNEQFNFDQYSGEILKSQSYKNKNIGYGTALRERNYDLHTGSILGLTTRIIYFLAAIIALSLPITGFIIYLNKKKKKPKHKKNKVIFPSHH comes from the coding sequence ATGAAGCTGAAGTTTAGAAAAATTGCCTATCAGTTACATCTATGGCTCGGACTAACGTCCGGGCTTATAGTTGTTATCATGGCCGCTACGGGATGTATCCTGGCTTTTGAAGAAGAATTAAAACATATTGTTCACCCCAACAGATATTTCGTTGAAAACATTGGAAGAAAAAAACTTTCCTTGTCCGGACTTACGGAAAAAGCAGAAAAAGTACTTCCGGAAGGTTTAAAAGTTAAAAGAGTAGTGATGCCTTCTGATCCCTCACGAACCTATGTATTCCGTACCCTGAAAATGAATGATGAAGCATGGACCTATTGGGGAACTTATCTTTATTATTACCGGATCTATGTAGATCCTTACACCGGAAAAGTACAGGAAGTAGAAGATGCCAAAAAAGACTTCTTTGAAATTGTACTGGATCTTCACCGAAGACTTCTGCTGGGTGAAAAAATCGGAAAAATGATTACCGGTTATTCCACATTGATATTTGCTGTCATCCTTTTGTCGGGGCTTGTGATATGGTATCCCCGAAAAATGAGTAAAAGCATGCTAAAAGGAATGTTTTTCATTAAAACATCAGCCAATTGGAAAAGGATTAACTATGATATTCATAATGTGTTGGGATTCTACGCTGTGATTCCTTTACTTTTAATCTCTTATTCCGCATTGATATGGAGCTTTGAAGATGTAGATAAATGGGTAAAGAATACACTGAACGGAAATACTACCACAGAAAAGAAAGCCAAAAGTACTATCCCTTCCGAAGAATTTTCAAACCGTAAAGATATTCTCAATCTGATTGGAAGTACGATGGAAAAAGGATTGAAAGATAAAAGATCAGCACTTGTCAATTTCCCAAGATCGGAAGAAGGAACTTATTATGTTGAACTGACTTACGATGGAAGGCAATATAGAAATGAACAGTTTAATTTTGATCAATATTCAGGAGAAATTTTAAAATCTCAATCGTATAAAAACAAAAATATCGGATATGGAACCGCATTAAGAGAAAGAAATTATGATCTTCACACCGGAAGTATCCTGGGACTGACGACCAGAATTATTTATTTTCTGGCAGCCATAATCGCGCTATCACTCCCGATTACCGGTTTTATTATTTATTTGAATAAGAAAAAGAAGAAACCAAAACACAAGAAAAACAAAGTAATTTTTCCTTCTCATCATTAA
- a CDS encoding PLP-dependent aminotransferase family protein: MDSPVKIPYESFIKIDRKSETSIYLQIANQLINAIQRGFLPFGTKLPGTRTFSEMLEIHRNTAVAVYDELSAQGWTESLPNKGTFVIGKDQEKPVKLNDFEQNNLQNYPISTGFSFKTSNILDNPFEHSDCEYVFNDGVPDIRLTQIGQHSRFYSSILKRKSNQKAFGHYNHDGSEFFKEHLSQYLNLSRGLPISKNNLLITRSTEMSIYIVSEILLSAGDTVLVGALSYFSVNMIFMKAGVDIVSIPIDEEGIMVESVRDACKKQKIRMLYLTPHHHYPTTVALSAQRRFELLELANEYGFIILEDDYDYEFHYDKSPILPLASADTNGMVIYIGSFGKSLAPGFRTGFIVAPENLMTEMRKYLGIIDRQGDILMERALGEMIAEGEINRYLKKSLKVYQERRDHFSALLEENLGDLITFQKPSGGLAIWLEWNIPLNLMQLSRNCAKDNLFIPKTLLYQNKGLTAMRLGFGDLNFEEMNKGIEVFSKNVKGLVG, from the coding sequence ATGGATAGTCCGGTTAAAATTCCTTACGAAAGTTTTATTAAGATTGATAGAAAATCAGAGACATCTATCTATTTACAGATTGCCAATCAGCTGATCAATGCGATTCAGAGAGGCTTTTTACCTTTCGGAACGAAGCTTCCCGGGACTAGAACCTTCAGTGAAATGTTGGAAATCCACAGAAATACAGCTGTTGCGGTGTACGATGAATTGTCGGCCCAGGGCTGGACGGAGAGTTTACCAAACAAAGGAACTTTTGTGATCGGAAAAGATCAGGAAAAACCTGTTAAATTGAACGATTTTGAGCAAAACAACCTTCAAAACTATCCAATTTCGACTGGTTTTTCATTTAAAACATCCAATATTCTAGATAATCCTTTTGAACATTCGGACTGTGAGTATGTATTTAATGATGGTGTGCCGGATATCCGTTTAACCCAAATCGGACAGCATTCACGGTTTTACAGTTCTATCCTGAAGCGTAAATCCAATCAGAAAGCTTTTGGGCATTATAATCATGACGGAAGTGAATTTTTTAAAGAACATTTATCCCAGTATCTGAATCTTTCCCGTGGACTTCCTATTTCTAAAAACAATCTGCTCATCACCCGAAGTACGGAAATGAGTATTTATATTGTTTCCGAAATTCTTCTTTCTGCTGGTGATACCGTATTGGTGGGAGCTTTGAGCTATTTTTCCGTCAATATGATCTTTATGAAAGCTGGAGTTGATATTGTTTCGATTCCCATTGATGAAGAAGGAATTATGGTAGAAAGCGTGCGGGATGCCTGTAAAAAGCAGAAAATACGGATGCTTTATCTGACACCTCATCACCACTATCCTACTACCGTTGCTTTGAGTGCTCAGAGAAGATTTGAGCTGTTAGAGCTTGCCAACGAATACGGATTTATTATTCTGGAAGACGATTATGATTATGAATTCCATTACGACAAAAGTCCTATTCTTCCCTTAGCCAGCGCCGATACGAATGGAATGGTGATCTATATCGGTTCTTTCGGGAAGTCTTTGGCTCCGGGGTTCAGGACGGGATTTATTGTTGCTCCTGAGAATCTGATGACAGAAATGCGTAAATATCTTGGAATTATAGACCGTCAGGGAGATATTCTGATGGAAAGAGCGCTTGGAGAGATGATTGCAGAAGGGGAAATTAACCGTTATCTGAAAAAGTCTTTAAAAGTCTATCAGGAAAGGCGTGATCATTTTTCTGCGTTGCTGGAAGAGAATCTTGGGGATCTTATTACTTTTCAAAAGCCTTCCGGAGGGCTTGCAATATGGCTGGAATGGAATATTCCGCTGAATCTAATGCAGTTGAGCCGGAATTGTGCGAAAGACAATCTTTTTATTCCAAAAACATTGCTGTATCAGAATAAAGGGCTTACGGCTATGCGTCTGGGATTTGGAGATCTTAATTTTGAAGAGATGAACAAAGGAATTGAAGTATTTTCAAAAAATGTAAAGGGATTGGTTGGGTGA